The following are from one region of the Carnobacterium gallinarum DSM 4847 genome:
- a CDS encoding diacylglycerol/lipid kinase family protein translates to MKNVMLIFNPASGKSQSENIAKQVKIFLEKEDTQCEVKLMGTQNESDATKFAKEAAEQKFDLVVSIGGDGTISDIVSGLSPYEQRPKLGIIPAGTVNNLARVLKIPLKIEDAIKNLITGGKTPMDVGQVNEAYMISTLTIGVLADAALSVSQKEKQKFGPFAFLFKGGKILLRHKHYSLRIQEDTDEWNGAAQLVLITMTNSAGGFPFLDPDARIDDGYFHVFIVPELSFINSLKFFPYFISGNAKKIPNLTYIKSKKLTITGPKTKKEVRSRIDGDPSEKVPLKMRVLEGHIQVLAPTKEN, encoded by the coding sequence ATGAAAAATGTCATGCTCATATTTAATCCTGCTTCTGGTAAAAGCCAATCTGAAAATATTGCAAAGCAAGTAAAAATTTTTTTAGAAAAGGAAGACACCCAGTGCGAAGTTAAACTAATGGGTACACAAAATGAAAGCGATGCAACTAAATTTGCCAAGGAGGCTGCTGAACAGAAGTTTGATTTGGTTGTTTCTATTGGTGGGGATGGTACTATTAGCGACATTGTTAGTGGTCTATCACCCTATGAACAGCGTCCAAAATTAGGCATCATTCCGGCTGGAACCGTCAATAATTTAGCTCGTGTTTTAAAAATTCCACTAAAAATTGAAGATGCTATTAAAAATCTGATAACGGGTGGAAAAACACCAATGGATGTTGGACAAGTCAATGAGGCTTATATGATTAGCACATTAACTATTGGTGTTTTAGCTGATGCGGCGCTCTCCGTTAGTCAAAAGGAAAAACAAAAATTTGGTCCTTTTGCCTTTTTATTCAAAGGTGGAAAAATTTTATTGCGTCATAAACATTATTCATTAAGAATTCAAGAAGATACAGATGAATGGAATGGTGCTGCCCAATTAGTTTTGATTACTATGACTAATTCAGCTGGCGGTTTTCCTTTTTTAGACCCAGATGCCCGGATTGATGATGGTTATTTTCACGTATTTATTGTACCAGAACTTTCATTTATAAATTCATTAAAGTTCTTCCCTTACTTTATCAGTGGAAATGCTAAAAAAATTCCAAATTTAACGTATATTAAATCAAAAAAACTAACAATTACTGGACCAAAAACAAAAAAAGAAGTTCGTTCTCGAATAGACGGAGATCCTTCTGAAAAAGTGCCTTTAAAGATGAGAGTTTTAGAAGGTCATATTCAAGTTCTCGCTCCTACAAAAGAAAATTAA
- the infB gene encoding translation initiation factor IF-2, with translation MVKKRVHEYAKEHDMSSKRVIEKAKELGIELGNHMASMDDKQVQQLDQVFTKTKQPATPQNKKSDRPHSSGQGGNTTNSKENNQKRPTQGSGQNASKSTPNKTTNTRPAAKPAQGQNNSATKNTQGQKPATTNNRPAAKSTTARPASQGQGTNTNTNSNTQGGNRNSSGGQGGYQGNRGGQGGNRGGYQGGYNNRNNFRKKKRRSGETKPVAPPVPRKFKELPEVLVYSDGMTVADISKKIYREPAEIIKKLFLLGVMATLNQALGKDAIELLATDYGIEAEEKINLDVSDLDVYFDQEVNEDALVTRPPVVTIMGHVDHGKTTLLDSLRNTKVSLGEAGGITQHIGAYQIDVNGKPITFLDTPGHAAFTTMRARGAGITDITVLVVAADDGVMPQTVEAINHAKAADVPIIVAVNKVDKPGANPERVMQELTEHGLVPESWGGETIFVEISAKFQQNLDELLEMILLVSEVQELKADPTRLALGTVIEARLDKSKGPVATLLVQEGTLHVGDPIVVGNTFGRVRVMANEIGRRVKVAGPATPVEITGLNNAPQAGDRFVVFEDEKTARSAGEERAKRAAVEQRSVTNRVTLDNLFDSLQEGELKEVNVIIKADVQGSVEALAASLQKIEVEGVRVKIIHTAVGAINESDITLAAASNAIVIGFNVRPTPQARIQAEQEAVDIRLHRIIYNAIDEIETAMKGMLDPEFEEKITGQVLIRETFKVSKVGTIAGGYVTEGVIKRSSSIRLIRDSIVIFEGELASLKRFKDDAKEVKLGFECGIMIKDFNDVQMDDVVEAYEMVEIKRK, from the coding sequence ATGGTAAAAAAACGTGTTCATGAATATGCAAAAGAGCATGATATGTCTAGTAAGCGTGTAATTGAAAAAGCAAAAGAATTGGGAATTGAACTTGGAAATCATATGGCATCAATGGATGATAAACAAGTTCAACAATTAGATCAAGTTTTTACTAAAACGAAACAACCAGCAACACCACAAAATAAAAAATCAGACCGTCCACACTCAAGTGGACAAGGGGGTAACACTACGAACTCTAAAGAGAATAATCAGAAGCGTCCAACTCAAGGTAGTGGACAAAATGCAAGTAAATCAACACCGAATAAAACAACGAATACTCGTCCAGCAGCGAAACCAGCTCAAGGGCAAAATAATAGTGCTACAAAGAATACACAAGGGCAAAAACCTGCAACAACGAATAACCGTCCAGCAGCGAAATCAACAACTGCACGTCCAGCTAGTCAAGGACAAGGCACGAATACAAACACCAATTCTAATACTCAAGGTGGAAACCGTAATAGTAGTGGTGGACAAGGTGGTTATCAAGGTAATCGTGGCGGTCAAGGTGGAAATCGTGGTGGCTATCAAGGTGGTTATAACAACCGTAACAATTTTAGAAAGAAAAAACGTCGTAGTGGCGAAACAAAACCAGTGGCTCCACCAGTACCACGTAAGTTTAAAGAATTACCAGAAGTGTTAGTTTACTCTGATGGTATGACTGTTGCAGATATTTCTAAAAAAATCTATCGTGAGCCAGCAGAGATTATTAAAAAATTATTCCTACTTGGTGTAATGGCAACATTAAATCAAGCATTAGGTAAAGATGCAATTGAATTATTAGCAACAGATTATGGAATTGAAGCTGAAGAAAAAATCAATCTAGATGTTTCAGATTTAGATGTTTACTTTGATCAAGAAGTAAATGAAGATGCTTTAGTTACTCGTCCACCAGTTGTGACAATTATGGGACACGTCGATCATGGTAAAACGACGTTACTTGACTCATTGCGCAACACTAAAGTTAGTCTTGGTGAAGCCGGTGGGATTACACAACATATCGGTGCATACCAAATAGATGTTAATGGCAAACCAATTACTTTCTTAGATACACCAGGACATGCGGCCTTTACAACAATGCGTGCTCGTGGTGCTGGAATTACAGATATCACGGTTTTAGTTGTTGCAGCTGATGATGGTGTAATGCCACAAACAGTTGAAGCAATCAACCATGCAAAAGCGGCAGATGTTCCAATTATTGTAGCCGTAAATAAAGTTGATAAACCTGGCGCAAATCCAGAACGTGTGATGCAAGAATTAACCGAGCATGGTTTAGTTCCTGAATCATGGGGTGGTGAAACGATTTTTGTTGAGATTTCAGCTAAATTCCAACAAAACTTAGATGAGCTATTAGAAATGATTTTATTAGTTTCAGAAGTTCAAGAATTAAAAGCAGATCCAACTCGTTTAGCATTAGGTACTGTGATTGAAGCTCGTTTAGACAAGAGCAAAGGTCCAGTTGCAACTCTGTTAGTACAAGAAGGAACATTACATGTTGGTGATCCAATTGTAGTTGGAAATACTTTTGGTCGTGTTCGTGTAATGGCGAATGAAATCGGTCGCCGTGTGAAAGTAGCTGGCCCAGCAACTCCAGTTGAAATCACAGGTTTAAATAATGCTCCACAAGCTGGAGATCGTTTTGTTGTCTTTGAAGATGAAAAGACAGCACGTTCTGCTGGTGAAGAGCGTGCAAAACGTGCCGCTGTTGAACAACGTTCAGTAACAAACCGTGTAACGCTTGACAATTTATTTGATAGCTTACAAGAGGGTGAGTTAAAAGAAGTTAACGTTATTATTAAAGCTGATGTACAAGGTTCTGTTGAAGCGTTAGCTGCTAGTTTACAAAAAATTGAAGTGGAAGGCGTTCGTGTGAAGATTATTCATACAGCTGTTGGAGCAATCAATGAAAGTGATATTACGTTAGCTGCAGCAAGTAATGCCATCGTTATTGGGTTTAACGTTCGTCCGACACCACAAGCTAGAATTCAAGCAGAACAAGAAGCTGTTGATATCCGTCTACACCGCATTATCTATAATGCAATTGATGAGATTGAAACTGCAATGAAAGGGATGCTTGATCCTGAATTTGAAGAAAAGATTACTGGTCAAGTTCTTATTCGCGAAACCTTTAAAGTTTCTAAAGTTGGAACGATTGCTGGTGGTTATGTAACAGAAGGCGTGATTAAACGTAGCAGTAGTATTCGTTTAATTCGTGATAGCATTGTTATTTTTGAAGGCGAATTAGCTAGTTTGAAACGTTTTAAAGATGATGCGAAAGAAGTTAAACTTGGATTTGAATGTGGAATCATGATTAAAGATTTCAATGATGTCCAAATGGATGATGTTGTTGAAGCTTATGAAATGGTTGAAATTAAACGTAAATAA
- the rbfA gene encoding 30S ribosome-binding factor RbfA, which translates to MANHRLGRVTQEVQREVNDILKKRVRDPRVQDVNITDVRVTGDLQQATIYYSILSDKASDAEKAQAGLEKAAGLIRKELGQRLTLYKTPELSFQRDESVAYGNRIDELLRDLNKE; encoded by the coding sequence ATGGCAAATCATAGACTTGGTCGTGTTACTCAAGAAGTTCAAAGAGAAGTAAATGATATTTTGAAAAAACGCGTTCGTGATCCGCGCGTACAAGATGTAAATATTACTGATGTACGAGTAACGGGAGATTTACAACAAGCGACAATTTATTATAGTATTTTATCGGATAAAGCTAGTGATGCTGAAAAAGCTCAGGCAGGACTTGAAAAAGCAGCTGGGTTAATTCGTAAAGAGTTAGGTCAACGCTTAACGTTGTATAAAACACCTGAACTTAGCTTCCAACGTGATGAGTCAGTTGCTTATGGCAATCGAATAGATGAATTATTACGTGATTTGAATAAAGAGTAG